The Faecalibacterium prausnitzii genome includes a window with the following:
- the mutL gene encoding DNA mismatch repair endonuclease MutL — protein MAVIHVLDKHTAELIAAGEVVERPASVVKELLENAIDAGAAQITVSIESGGVKLIEISDNGTGIEAAYIPTAFIRHATSKIQTEEDLNHIHTLGFRGEALASIASVARVEVLTRTEADECASVYRIEGGEAYPIEPGARSVGTTIRVKDLFYNTPARMKFLKKDSSEGTFVADTVAHVALSHPEVSFKFIREGKLQYVTPGDGQLRSAAYAVLGREFSRDLIELDNREGVYRVWGLITQPRSCRASRSMQYFYINGRYVRNRTMMAGMEMAFKGTTMQGKFPGGILLLEMPSDLVDVNVHPAKTEVRFARENDIFDLVYHATKLALAQPGTGERLFAFEEPKNEKNNEKSNSSEKDEIPSQNTVKKNNFTALSAVIPGQAEPGTLEQHPTTAPSVAPAAPAVLAPAMPTRPVRPAAAEADILPGPSTASPNEHSWTTVAPSAPLNPDVSLHSPKRPEEEADLAEPVAPRFRAASSEAQLDIEPDADDLPGAQDRMAAWDPAPQPKTTGPEPAAAGPAETEGASAPAGTPEQMGFDLQEGPEPLRYVGELFRTYILAERGDEVCIIDKHAAHERQLFEKLAASYGDVPSQLLLEPVVVELSAEEKTALLANIDLLERAGLEIDDFGGNSVFLRAVPADVEQSSAEDLLVELAAKLAHGSRDALSEKTEWVLHSISCRAAIKAGDHTSPQELMALAEKILSGEVPPFCPHGRPCVLKLTRKELEKQFGRIV, from the coding sequence ATGGCAGTCATCCATGTTTTGGACAAACACACCGCAGAGCTGATCGCCGCCGGTGAGGTCGTCGAGCGGCCGGCTTCGGTGGTCAAAGAACTGCTCGAAAACGCCATCGACGCCGGTGCCGCCCAGATCACGGTGAGCATCGAGTCCGGCGGCGTCAAGTTGATCGAGATCAGCGACAACGGCACCGGCATCGAAGCCGCCTACATCCCCACGGCGTTCATCCGCCATGCCACCAGCAAGATCCAGACCGAGGAGGACCTGAACCATATCCACACCCTCGGCTTCCGGGGCGAAGCACTGGCCTCCATTGCCAGTGTGGCGCGGGTGGAGGTGCTGACCCGGACCGAAGCGGACGAATGCGCCTCGGTCTACCGCATCGAGGGCGGGGAAGCCTATCCCATCGAACCCGGTGCCCGCAGCGTGGGAACCACCATCCGGGTGAAGGACCTGTTCTACAACACGCCCGCCCGAATGAAGTTCCTGAAAAAGGATTCCAGCGAGGGCACCTTTGTGGCGGACACCGTCGCCCATGTGGCCCTGAGCCACCCGGAGGTCAGCTTCAAGTTCATCCGTGAGGGAAAATTGCAGTACGTCACCCCCGGCGACGGTCAGCTGCGCAGTGCAGCATATGCCGTGCTGGGCCGGGAGTTCAGCCGGGACCTCATCGAGCTGGACAACCGCGAGGGTGTCTACCGGGTGTGGGGCCTCATCACCCAGCCCAGAAGCTGCCGTGCCAGCCGGAGTATGCAGTATTTCTATATCAATGGGCGCTATGTCCGCAACCGCACCATGATGGCGGGCATGGAAATGGCGTTCAAGGGCACCACGATGCAGGGCAAGTTCCCTGGAGGAATCTTGCTTCTGGAAATGCCGTCAGACCTGGTGGACGTCAACGTGCACCCGGCCAAAACGGAAGTCCGCTTCGCCCGCGAGAATGATATTTTCGACCTCGTGTACCACGCCACCAAGCTGGCGCTGGCTCAACCGGGCACCGGCGAGCGGCTGTTCGCTTTCGAGGAACCCAAAAACGAGAAGAATAACGAAAAATCCAACAGTTCAGAAAAAGACGAAATTCCGAGTCAAAATACTGTAAAGAAAAATAACTTTACAGCACTTTCTGCCGTTATTCCGGGGCAGGCAGAGCCGGGCACGTTGGAACAGCACCCCACAACTGCCCCTTCCGTGGCACCCGCTGCACCGGCGGTCCTGGCTCCGGCTATGCCCACCCGGCCAGTCCGCCCGGCAGCGGCGGAAGCGGACATCCTGCCGGGGCCGTCTACGGCATCCCCCAATGAGCACAGCTGGACAACGGTTGCACCTTCGGCTCCCCTGAATCCGGATGTCAGCCTGCACAGCCCGAAGCGGCCGGAAGAGGAGGCAGACCTTGCCGAACCGGTTGCGCCGCGTTTCCGTGCAGCGTCCAGCGAGGCCCAGCTCGACATCGAGCCAGATGCAGACGACCTGCCCGGAGCACAGGACCGCATGGCGGCATGGGACCCGGCCCCGCAGCCCAAAACGACAGGACCGGAACCCGCTGCGGCCGGACCCGCCGAAACGGAAGGAGCGTCGGCCCCCGCCGGGACGCCCGAACAGATGGGCTTTGATCTTCAGGAGGGGCCGGAGCCGCTCCGCTATGTGGGCGAACTTTTCCGCACCTACATCCTCGCGGAGCGGGGGGACGAGGTGTGCATCATTGATAAACACGCGGCCCACGAGCGCCAGCTCTTTGAAAAGCTGGCCGCGTCCTACGGCGATGTGCCCAGCCAGCTGCTGCTGGAACCGGTGGTGGTGGAGCTTTCGGCCGAGGAGAAGACGGCACTGCTGGCCAACATCGACCTGCTGGAACGTGCCGGGCTGGAGATCGACGACTTTGGCGGCAATTCGGTCTTTCTGCGCGCGGTCCCTGCCGATGTGGAGCAGAGCAGCGCCGAAGACCTTCTCGTGGAGCTGGCGGCGAAGCTGGCCCACGGCAGCCGCGACGCCTTGAGCGAAAAGACCGAGTGGGTGCTCCACTCCATCTCCTGCCGTGCAGCCATCAAGGCAGGGGACCACACCTCCCCGCAGGAGCTTATGGCGCTGGCCGAGAAGATCCTGTCCGGCGAAGTGCCGCCCTTCTGCCCGCATGGCCGCCCCTGCGTCCTCAAATTGACCCGAAAGGAGCTGGAAAAGCAGTTTGGCCGAATCGTTTGA
- a CDS encoding HlyD family efflux transporter periplasmic adaptor subunit: protein MQEEKEKRELPGALKTLAGVAIVFLLLAAVYVFYQAMQVLFPPNTYETALLATVEDTVDAEGVLLFNESYVAGDGTLGYLVADGERVSAGTAVAEVYSDASQAGLRQQLTQINDQIDLLQKSQNTTSAQMESLRKDRSAALYDLMDALDASDYEDTDAQTEDYLLAQNKLWIITGEVSTFSDQIAALVQQASNVQAQLGSPTQITAPQTGYFIRSASSGRLNAGMEDILALGAADLKAYIESSPEIKLDGCAGKIVSGFTWYYAGICSAKQGEKLLGSDGKPRKTSVEIRFPGQAETPLKATVQEVNIDTENDMTRFVLSCEVINGDVLRLNRANAQVIVGQSTGLRVPQAAVHYLKEDGSEAEGQGENYIPGVYVKYGNLARFCKIDPVDDQHPQVLDGDYLIVLPSGTAGSVSQVRLYDEIIVSGQNLYDGKLL, encoded by the coding sequence ATGCAGGAAGAGAAGGAAAAACGTGAGCTGCCCGGCGCACTGAAGACGCTGGCAGGCGTTGCCATCGTCTTTTTGCTGCTGGCGGCCGTGTATGTCTTCTATCAGGCCATGCAGGTGCTGTTCCCGCCCAACACCTACGAAACGGCCCTTCTGGCTACGGTGGAAGACACGGTGGATGCCGAGGGCGTACTGCTGTTCAACGAAAGCTACGTGGCCGGGGACGGCACGCTGGGCTACCTTGTGGCCGATGGCGAGCGCGTCTCGGCGGGCACTGCGGTGGCGGAAGTCTACAGCGATGCTTCCCAGGCCGGTCTGCGCCAGCAGCTGACCCAGATCAACGACCAGATCGACCTGCTGCAAAAATCACAGAACACCACCTCGGCGCAGATGGAATCCCTGCGCAAAGACCGCTCGGCGGCGCTGTATGATCTGATGGATGCGCTGGATGCCTCCGACTACGAGGATACCGACGCCCAGACGGAGGACTATCTGCTGGCCCAGAACAAGCTCTGGATCATCACCGGTGAGGTCTCCACCTTCTCGGACCAGATCGCCGCGCTGGTGCAGCAGGCGTCCAATGTGCAGGCCCAGCTGGGCAGTCCCACCCAGATCACCGCCCCGCAGACGGGCTATTTCATCCGTTCGGCCAGTTCCGGGCGGCTCAATGCCGGCATGGAGGACATCCTTGCGCTGGGTGCTGCGGACCTGAAAGCCTACATCGAGTCCTCCCCGGAGATCAAACTGGACGGCTGCGCGGGCAAGATCGTCTCCGGCTTCACCTGGTACTACGCGGGCATCTGCTCGGCCAAACAGGGCGAAAAGCTGCTGGGCTCGGACGGAAAACCGCGGAAGACCTCGGTGGAGATCCGTTTCCCCGGCCAGGCGGAAACGCCCCTCAAGGCCACCGTGCAGGAAGTGAACATCGACACTGAGAACGACATGACCCGCTTCGTCCTCTCGTGCGAGGTCATCAACGGCGACGTGCTGCGGCTGAACCGGGCCAATGCGCAGGTCATCGTGGGGCAGAGCACCGGTCTGCGGGTGCCGCAGGCGGCGGTCCATTACCTCAAGGAGGACGGCTCCGAGGCCGAGGGTCAGGGCGAGAACTACATCCCCGGCGTCTATGTCAAGTACGGCAACCTGGCCCGTTTCTGCAAGATCGACCCCGTGGACGACCAGCACCCCCAGGTGCTGGATGGCGATTATCTCATCGTTTTGCCCAGCGGAACGGCCGGTTCGGTCAGTCAGGTTCGCCTTTATGACGAGATTATCGTCTCCGGACAAAATTTGTATGACGGAAAACTTTTGTAG
- a CDS encoding DivIVA domain-containing protein codes for MLTSQDVRSVQFEKNLRGYRTEEVDRFLDKVEEQLRQDDALAEELRKQIADLTAENQRLHEEMKNYEADGDMLKSALINAQRMGENVIREANQKSEEILHRANLRGDDIIRDANELLQKASDRADEIINEANDKKLAEEREYDRVRLEVTRFKSDVLNLYRSHVESLSRLPEFQKEEPEAAEPAVEEKAEETTAAALTEEIEQAQPETDAAPADEETAEDDKSEDFWSKDESQLKIKLDPSQAPVGAEEEEEPAEPDYAAFKGVKFSE; via the coding sequence ATGCTGACCTCGCAGGACGTGCGCAGCGTTCAATTTGAAAAAAACCTCCGCGGCTATCGCACCGAAGAGGTGGACCGTTTCCTGGATAAGGTCGAAGAGCAGCTCCGGCAGGACGATGCCCTGGCCGAGGAGCTGCGCAAGCAGATCGCAGACCTGACAGCGGAAAACCAGCGTCTCCACGAAGAGATGAAGAACTACGAGGCGGACGGCGACATGCTCAAGAGTGCGCTCATCAATGCACAGCGCATGGGCGAGAACGTCATCCGCGAAGCAAACCAGAAGTCGGAAGAGATCCTGCACCGTGCAAATCTGCGCGGGGATGATATTATCCGCGATGCCAATGAGCTGCTCCAGAAGGCCAGTGACCGCGCGGATGAGATCATCAACGAAGCAAACGATAAAAAGCTGGCAGAGGAGCGCGAGTATGACCGCGTCCGTCTGGAAGTCACCCGTTTCAAGTCCGATGTGCTCAACCTGTACCGCAGCCATGTCGAGTCTCTGAGCCGCCTGCCGGAGTTCCAGAAGGAGGAGCCGGAGGCTGCCGAGCCCGCTGTGGAGGAAAAAGCAGAGGAGACCACTGCTGCAGCTCTGACCGAGGAGATCGAGCAGGCACAGCCGGAGACCGATGCAGCCCCTGCGGACGAGGAAACCGCAGAGGACGACAAGAGCGAGGATTTCTGGTCCAAGGATGAGAGCCAGCTCAAGATCAAGCTGGACCCGTCTCAGGCACCCGTTGGCGCAGAGGAAGAGGAAGAACCGGCAGAGCCGGATTATGCCGCTTTCAAGGGCGTCAAATTCAGCGAGTGA
- a CDS encoding cell division protein SepF, with amino-acid sequence MSFVDSLKKGLFGSEDEYDDQYIDDGPQMVNNNNGLGVGADEEDEEPAEGTPRKNKVVNIHATTQLKVVLVKPERFEDASTIADHLNNKRTVVLNLESTNKEVSRRLVDFLSGVAYANNGQIKRVANSTFIITPYNVDIMGDLLDELENNGAFY; translated from the coding sequence ATGTCTTTTGTGGATAGTCTGAAGAAGGGGCTTTTCGGCAGCGAGGACGAGTACGACGATCAGTACATCGACGACGGCCCCCAGATGGTGAACAACAACAACGGTCTGGGCGTCGGGGCAGACGAAGAGGATGAGGAGCCCGCAGAGGGCACCCCCAGAAAGAACAAGGTGGTCAACATCCATGCGACCACCCAGCTCAAGGTCGTTCTGGTCAAGCCGGAGCGCTTTGAGGATGCCAGCACCATCGCCGACCACCTGAACAACAAGCGCACCGTGGTCCTGAACCTGGAGTCTACCAACAAGGAAGTTTCCCGCCGCCTGGTCGATTTCCTCTCCGGCGTCGCCTACGCCAACAACGGCCAGATCAAGCGCGTGGCAAACAGCACCTTCATCATCACCCCCTACAACGTGGATATCATGGGTGATCTGCTGGACGAGCTGGAGAACAATGGCGCGTTCTATTAA
- the ileS gene encoding isoleucine--tRNA ligase: MAKNKSQYDSTLNLPKTLFEMRAGLPKKEPVMLKDWEDNDLYNQLIKHNDGKPKFVLHDGPPYANGNIHMGTALNKIIKDIIIRDKNMEGFQAPYVPGFDTHGLPIELKALSSVGEKKKDISKLELRQICEKFATEHIDIMSDQFKRLGVIGDFEHPYLTLKPEFEARQIEIFGEMAKKGYIYKGLKPVYWCPDCRTALAEAEIEYGEDDCDSIFVRFHVTQDPNGVLAKHGIPMDKTYFVIWTTTTWTLPANEAICLNGQFEYSFVKIGEEYHIMATELVKSVMDACHITDYEVVGEPVSGAEFELMRYQHVYLPKEGWVILGDHVTLESGSGCVHTAGGHGVDDFNVCQKYPQVPITVPVDDGGYLTDLAGKYAGQRVWAANKTILADLTASGAVMGQVHIKHQYPHCWRCHHPIIFRATEQWFCSVAKFREDVYKAIDTVQWMPDWGHDRMKGMVRDRNDWCISRQRTWGVPIPAFYCKKCGAYHITDATIKAVSELFRKEGSDAWYKYEAEQIIPAGEVCEKCGASEWTKDTDIMDVWFDSGSTHAAVLEERPELHFPADMYMEGGDQFRGWFQSSLLTSVASKGCAPYKSVLCHGWVVDEQGKQMHKSAGNGVEPSEIIKDYGADIIRLWVASSDYTVDVRAGKNIFKQLSEAYRKIRNTARFILGNLDGFDPNTDCVTDDQLQEIDRWALAALDDLIVNAHAGYAVYDFNKVYHAVYNFCVVAMSNFYLDVTKDRLYCTNGAARRAAQTTMYKILVALDKIIAPILCFTSQEIWDFMPKTEGMNKYVVFEDMPKAGQYAADDAFKAKWAQLIAVRDEVKKVLEQARAEKTIGASLEAAVTLYCNDAVYDLLNSIPMDELADLMIVSQVELVKGEGGAASAVEGLGVAAAHATGDKCERCWKYSADIGTHPAHPTLCARCASVVEG; this comes from the coding sequence TTGGCTAAGAATAAGTCTCAGTACGACAGTACGTTGAATCTGCCCAAGACGCTGTTCGAGATGCGCGCAGGCCTGCCCAAAAAGGAGCCTGTCATGCTCAAGGACTGGGAAGACAACGACCTGTACAATCAGCTCATCAAGCACAACGACGGCAAGCCCAAGTTCGTTCTGCACGACGGCCCTCCGTATGCAAACGGCAACATCCACATGGGCACCGCGCTGAACAAGATCATCAAGGATATCATCATCCGCGACAAGAACATGGAGGGCTTCCAGGCTCCCTATGTGCCCGGCTTTGATACCCACGGCCTGCCCATTGAGCTGAAGGCGCTGTCCTCCGTCGGCGAGAAGAAGAAGGACATCTCCAAGCTGGAGCTGCGCCAGATCTGCGAAAAGTTCGCCACCGAGCACATCGACATCATGAGCGACCAGTTCAAGCGTCTGGGCGTCATCGGCGACTTTGAGCACCCCTACCTGACCCTGAAGCCGGAGTTTGAGGCCCGCCAGATCGAGATCTTCGGTGAGATGGCCAAGAAGGGCTATATCTACAAGGGCCTGAAGCCCGTTTACTGGTGCCCTGACTGCCGCACCGCTCTGGCTGAGGCCGAGATCGAGTACGGCGAGGATGACTGCGATTCCATCTTCGTCCGCTTCCATGTCACCCAGGACCCCAACGGTGTGCTGGCAAAGCATGGCATCCCGATGGACAAGACCTACTTCGTGATCTGGACCACCACCACCTGGACTCTGCCCGCCAACGAGGCCATCTGCCTGAACGGCCAGTTCGAGTATTCCTTCGTCAAGATCGGCGAGGAGTACCACATCATGGCCACCGAGCTGGTCAAGAGCGTCATGGATGCCTGCCACATCACCGACTATGAGGTCGTGGGCGAGCCGGTCAGCGGCGCAGAGTTCGAGCTCATGCGCTACCAGCACGTCTACCTGCCCAAGGAGGGCTGGGTCATCCTGGGCGACCACGTCACGCTGGAGAGCGGCTCCGGCTGCGTCCACACCGCAGGCGGCCACGGCGTCGATGACTTCAACGTCTGCCAGAAGTATCCGCAGGTGCCCATCACCGTCCCCGTGGACGACGGCGGCTATCTGACCGACCTGGCTGGCAAGTACGCAGGCCAGCGCGTCTGGGCAGCCAATAAGACCATTCTGGCCGACCTCACCGCGTCCGGTGCCGTCATGGGTCAGGTGCACATCAAGCATCAGTACCCGCACTGCTGGCGTTGCCATCACCCCATCATCTTCCGCGCCACCGAGCAGTGGTTCTGCTCGGTCGCAAAGTTCCGTGAGGATGTCTACAAGGCCATCGACACTGTGCAGTGGATGCCTGACTGGGGCCACGACCGCATGAAGGGCATGGTCCGCGACCGCAACGACTGGTGCATCAGCCGTCAGCGCACCTGGGGCGTGCCCATCCCGGCCTTCTACTGCAAGAAGTGCGGTGCTTACCACATCACCGATGCCACCATCAAGGCCGTCAGCGAGCTGTTCCGCAAGGAAGGCTCCGATGCCTGGTACAAGTACGAAGCCGAGCAGATCATCCCCGCAGGCGAAGTCTGCGAGAAGTGCGGCGCTTCCGAGTGGACCAAGGACACCGACATCATGGACGTCTGGTTCGATTCCGGCTCCACCCATGCAGCCGTTCTGGAAGAGCGCCCGGAGCTGCACTTCCCGGCTGACATGTATATGGAGGGCGGCGACCAGTTCCGCGGCTGGTTCCAGTCCAGCCTGCTGACCAGCGTTGCAAGCAAGGGCTGCGCCCCCTACAAGTCCGTTCTGTGCCACGGCTGGGTCGTGGACGAGCAGGGCAAGCAGATGCACAAGAGCGCAGGCAACGGCGTGGAGCCCAGCGAGATCATCAAGGACTACGGTGCCGATATCATCCGCCTGTGGGTCGCTTCTTCCGACTACACCGTCGATGTACGCGCCGGTAAGAACATCTTCAAGCAGCTGAGCGAGGCTTACCGCAAGATCCGCAACACCGCCCGCTTCATCCTGGGCAACTTGGACGGCTTCGATCCCAACACCGACTGCGTCACCGACGACCAGCTGCAGGAGATCGACCGCTGGGCACTGGCTGCGCTGGATGACCTGATCGTCAACGCACACGCCGGTTATGCGGTCTACGACTTCAACAAGGTCTACCACGCAGTCTACAACTTCTGCGTCGTGGCCATGTCCAACTTCTATCTGGATGTCACCAAGGATCGTCTCTACTGCACCAACGGCGCAGCCCGCCGCGCAGCACAGACCACCATGTACAAGATCCTGGTCGCACTGGATAAGATCATCGCCCCCATCCTCTGCTTCACCAGCCAGGAGATCTGGGACTTCATGCCCAAGACCGAGGGCATGAACAAGTACGTCGTCTTCGAGGATATGCCCAAAGCGGGCCAGTATGCCGCCGACGATGCCTTCAAGGCCAAGTGGGCACAGCTCATCGCTGTCCGCGACGAGGTCAAGAAGGTGCTGGAGCAGGCCCGTGCCGAGAAGACCATCGGTGCTTCGCTGGAAGCTGCCGTCACCCTGTACTGCAACGATGCCGTCTATGACCTGCTGAACAGCATCCCCATGGACGAGCTGGCTGACCTGATGATCGTCTCCCAGGTGGAGCTGGTCAAGGGCGAGGGCGGCGCTGCCTCTGCGGTCGAGGGTCTGGGCGTGGCTGCGGCTCACGCCACCGGCGACAAGTGCGAGCGCTGCTGGAAGTATTCCGCAGACATCGGCACCCATCCGGCTCACCCCACCCTCTGCGCCCGCTGCGCAAGCGTGGTGGAAGGCTAA
- a CDS encoding RNA-binding protein: MARSINPAPKAVRGFVPARSDEERYLMRHIEDLARTAESRGIPRYSAFLSDREQDLARAALNRAAVPENVYHFEGGWPGAERRLLCLEPEGSWPDSPLCCVRLTCRVQAGAALPAHKDYLGSLMGLELRREALGDIVLPSDAPGTAYVFALEPAAQLICQELLQAGRVEVTTRLLPLEELPEFPQAERTLQTATVSSLRLDAVLAAMLHCSRSMAAELITAGRVEINHLPVESVHAPVYEGDVFTVRGKGRFGLTALPGKSRKDRAIIEFFQY; this comes from the coding sequence ATGGCGCGTTCTATTAATCCTGCCCCCAAAGCCGTGCGGGGCTTCGTCCCCGCCCGCAGCGATGAAGAGCGCTATCTGATGCGGCACATCGAGGATCTGGCCCGCACGGCGGAGAGCCGCGGCATCCCGCGCTATTCCGCCTTTCTGAGTGACCGGGAGCAGGATCTTGCCAGAGCAGCGCTCAACCGCGCCGCCGTCCCGGAAAATGTGTATCACTTCGAGGGCGGCTGGCCCGGTGCAGAGCGTCGGCTCCTCTGCCTGGAACCGGAGGGCAGCTGGCCGGACAGCCCGCTGTGCTGTGTCCGGCTCACCTGCCGGGTGCAGGCCGGGGCTGCTCTTCCGGCGCACAAGGATTACCTCGGCAGCCTGATGGGGCTGGAATTGCGGCGGGAGGCGCTGGGCGACATCGTCCTGCCCTCCGATGCGCCGGGCACGGCCTATGTCTTTGCGCTGGAACCGGCGGCGCAGCTCATCTGTCAGGAACTGCTGCAGGCGGGCCGGGTGGAGGTCACGACCCGGCTTCTGCCGCTGGAGGAGCTTCCGGAGTTCCCGCAGGCGGAGCGGACGCTGCAAACGGCGACCGTTTCTTCCCTGCGGTTGGATGCGGTGCTGGCAGCCATGCTCCACTGCAGCCGCAGCATGGCAGCGGAGCTCATCACGGCAGGCCGGGTGGAGATCAACCACCTTCCTGTGGAGAGCGTCCACGCCCCGGTGTATGAGGGCGATGTCTTCACCGTGCGGGGCAAGGGCCGCTTTGGTCTGACGGCACTGCCCGGAAAAAGCAGAAAAGACCGGGCGATCATCGAGTTTTTTCAATATTAA
- the miaA gene encoding tRNA (adenosine(37)-N6)-dimethylallyltransferase MiaA, producing MAESFEKKHPVLAVVGPTATGKTALGVALAEQFGGEIISADSMQIYKGLDIGTAKVTPEETHGIPHHAVDLLEPDQTFSVADFTTLAGTLEADLSACGKLPILVGGTGLYVQSFLYGVRFTAEKAPDGLREKLAAELVEKGPAALYEELKQVDPEAAAAIHPNNQVRVLRALEHYRATGRRLSEQKAASLPPERPYRALVLGLDFPERAQLYRRIDLRVDRMMDAGLLAEAETVFANRTRFKTAAQAIGYKEFFPYFMGESELTPCVEKLKQASRNYAKRQLTWFRHMDGVVWLDAAAPDLQARAAALTQEFITKG from the coding sequence TTGGCCGAATCGTTTGAGAAAAAACACCCGGTCCTCGCTGTGGTCGGCCCGACCGCGACCGGCAAGACCGCGCTGGGCGTTGCGCTGGCCGAGCAGTTCGGCGGCGAGATCATCAGTGCGGATTCGATGCAGATCTATAAAGGCCTCGATATCGGCACCGCCAAGGTGACGCCGGAAGAGACCCACGGCATCCCACACCATGCTGTCGATCTTCTGGAGCCGGACCAGACCTTCAGCGTGGCGGATTTCACTACGCTGGCCGGAACACTGGAAGCCGACCTCTCCGCCTGCGGAAAGCTGCCCATCCTGGTGGGCGGCACTGGGCTGTACGTTCAGAGCTTCCTCTACGGCGTCCGCTTCACGGCCGAAAAAGCCCCGGACGGCCTGCGGGAGAAGCTGGCGGCAGAGCTGGTCGAAAAAGGCCCGGCTGCCCTGTACGAAGAGCTGAAACAGGTGGACCCCGAAGCCGCTGCCGCCATCCACCCGAACAATCAGGTGCGGGTGCTGCGGGCGCTGGAGCACTACCGCGCCACCGGCCGACGCCTCAGTGAACAGAAGGCGGCTTCGCTCCCGCCGGAGCGGCCCTACCGCGCACTGGTGCTGGGGCTGGACTTCCCGGAGCGCGCCCAGCTCTACCGCCGCATCGACCTGCGGGTGGACCGGATGATGGACGCGGGCCTTCTGGCCGAAGCCGAAACCGTGTTTGCAAACCGGACCCGCTTCAAAACGGCAGCGCAGGCCATTGGCTATAAGGAATTCTTTCCCTACTTTATGGGGGAGTCGGAACTGACGCCCTGCGTGGAGAAGCTCAAGCAGGCTTCCCGCAACTACGCCAAGCGTCAGCTGACCTGGTTCCGCCACATGGACGGTGTGGTCTGGCTGGACGCAGCGGCACCAGACCTCCAGGCCCGCGCCGCCGCACTGACGCAGGAATTTATCACGAAAGGATGA